A genomic region of Daphnia magna isolate NIES unplaced genomic scaffold, ASM2063170v1.1 Dm_contigs292, whole genome shotgun sequence contains the following coding sequences:
- the LOC123468110 gene encoding uncharacterized protein LOC123468110: MPNQVCVICGEYKRSRKVSFFSIPKQDTRLKNKSDRELVERRIAAWMAAIGSNINKYYGTPSVCSLHFHSGKPAYMFYVDDVDWVPSKNLTNTDQHDEQDHDFDSDLSHAHPSCEDSLRVDDSTVHEIIVNSSSLSDNSTLHDNVLHGTFQSNDITMDDTSLDSNFEHNDTSTAKCLFEIQNLVNFLKKRDY; this comes from the exons ATGCCTAATCAAGTTTGTGTTATTTGCGGTGAATATAAAAGGTCGagaaaagtttcttttttttctatccctAAACAAGATAcaagattgaaaaataaaagtgatAGAGAGTTAGTTGAAAGAAGAATTGCAGCTTGGATGGCAGCTATTGGATCTAATATCAATAAGTACTATGGTACACCCTCTGTGTGTTCTTtacattttcattcag GCAAACCAGCATACATGTTTTATGTAGATGATGTTGACTGGGTTCCGTCAAAGAATTTAACTAACACAGATCAACATGATGAACAAgatcatgattttgattcagaCTTATCAC ATGCACACCCAAGTTGTGAAGACAGTTTACGAGTTGATGACAGTACAGTGCATGAGATCATTGTAAATTCAAGCAGTCTTAGTGACAACAGCACATTGCATGATAATGTGTTGCATGGCACATTTCAAAGTAACGACATTACAATGGATGACACTTCTTTGGATTCTAACTTTGAACATAATGATACCTCTACAG CGAAATGCCTTTTTGAAATCCAAAATCttgttaattttttgaaaaaaagggattACTAA